One window of the Cryptomeria japonica chromosome 7, Sugi_1.0, whole genome shotgun sequence genome contains the following:
- the LOC131056381 gene encoding ENTH domain-containing protein C794.11c isoform X2 — MAAISQSAFDVDNYWRIVDILHKRLSVFDTKMSRSIFKTLVLLEYLLTHGPESVAAEFRSDKTAFHQLAHFQYTDDLGFDWGQSIQRKADRILELLNQEKFLKEERNRARRVSFGIRGSGSFSSKTSSLDEFTRYNSTCHHAGEEMSTSYEHGINQTIENKNKNHENEVKNGSKSASNLGFYTNFTVKKEDLCNEKEHDPTIPAPDKGKSPEIKNHSNEYPSNHEWQPFDGRNVSIDKNPLTCHSFPLNHQHEGQIGVQDDLNSSKNNAADEINEYDFRPETESEPLLNSSTVEQNPRQIALAFGEIHPFDDFENDTSEGLLSHKHKKSPVSIFDIPHSAGRVINI; from the exons AGTATTTTCAAAACGTTAGTTCTTTTGGAGTACCTGTTGACGCATGGTCCAGAGAGTGTTGCAGCAGAGTTTAGGAGTGACAAGACTGCTTTTCACCAATTAGCCCATTTTCAATATACTGATGACCTTGG TTTTGATTGGGGTCAGAGCATCCAACGAAAAGCAGACAGGATCCTTGAGCTTCTTAATCAAGAGAAGTTTCTGAAAGAAGAGCGTAACCGTGCTCGGAGAGTTTCTTTTGGAATCCGAGGATCTGGAAGTTTTTCTTCTAAAACATCCTCTTTGGATGAATTTACAAGATATAACTCCACTTGTCATCATGCAGGAGAGGAGATGAGCACATCATATGAACATGGAATCAATCAgacaatagaaaataaaaataagaatcatgAGAATGAAGTAAAAAATGGTTCAAAAAGTGCTTCCAATCTTGGCTTTTACACCAACTTTACCGTGAAAAAGGAAGATCTATGCAATGAAAAAGAACATGATCCTACCATACCAGCTCCAGATAAGGGAAAAAGCCCTGAAATTAAAAATCATAGTAATGAGTATCCTTCCAACCATGAGTGGCAACCATTTGATGGAAGAAATGTGTCGATAGACAAAAATCCATTGACTTGCCACTCGTTCCCACTTAATCATCAACATGAAGGACAAATTGGAGTTCAAGATGATCTTAACTCTTCCAAGAATAATGCTGCTGATGAGATAAATGAATATGATTTTAGACCTGAAACTGAAAGTGAACCATTACTTAATTCCAGTACAGTTGAGCAGAACCCCAGACAAATAGCTTTAGCTTTCGGCGAAATTCATCCATTTGATGACTTTGAAAATGACACTAGTGAAGGTTTGCTATCACATAAACATAAGAAGAGCCCAGTCAGTATTTTCGACATTCCTCATTCTGCAGGGCGTGTCATCaatatttaa